Sequence from the Bacteroidales bacterium genome:
ATAAATTCCTCCATTTAACACCATATCAACCTTATTATTAAGATTGCCTGAAACTGTTCCCCACATTAGGAAGGCTTCTTGAATCGTACCATCTGAATCGGTGATAGTAGAGAATACCGTTATGGGTTGACCCATTAACGGATTCTGTGGATTAATCATTGTATTTGTAATTGTTGGCAATACATTGGGGGTAGAAATAGTAAAACTCTGCTGTGCAGAAGAACCAGTAAGATTAAGGTTATCCTTTCCACTAACCATAAAGAATATTGTTCTTGCCTGTGCCTGAGCCGGAATAACACCCTCATATTTTCCATTGTTCAAGGTCATGTTTACTTTAGTGGTTAAATTGCCCGAAGTTGTTCCCCAGTTCAAGTAAGCTTCTTGAATCGATCCATCGGAATCACTTATTGTCGCCGAAAATGTTATGATACCTCCAATTAATGGGTTTTGTGGTGTCCATGAAATATTGGTTATTGAAGGAGTTTGGTTTTGAGTAATCACGAAGCTATAAAGCGATGATGTTTCTGCACCAGAATCGTCCCTTGCATTAATGCTTAAGTAGATTGTTCCTGCCTGTATTTGAGCTGGAATATTAGTCTCATATTTACCACCCACCAATACCATGGTTAACTGATTTGTCAATGCAGATGGTGATGTTCCCCACTTTAGCCAAGTATCTTCAATTGTTCCGTCGATGTCGGTAATGGTTGCCGAAATTTTAATTGTTTCACCCGTGAAAGGGCTTATAGGCGCATTTGATATATCGGCTATTGAGGGCTTTACGTTCTGAATAATAGCATAGCTATAGTCTAATGTAGAAACAGCATCTAAATCATCCTTGGCATTTACTCTTATGTAAACCGTTCCTGCCGATTGCTTTGGAATAGTTGCTTTGTAAACATTACCATCAAGGGTCATCGTTAATGTGTGGTCAAGCGTTGAAGCAGAAAGACCCCAATCAAGGGTTGCTTCCTTAACTGTTCCATTATCGGTAATGGTTGCCGAAACAACCACATCATCATTGGTTGTTGGGTTTATTGGTGAAACCGAGATATTAGAAATGTTTGGAGGAGCAATTGTATAGGTTGTCCAAGTAACGTCGTCAATTACAGGACGAGCATTGCCATTATTTACAATTTTAATTACAAAATTACCTACAACATTAATGTTTGTGAAAGATGCAATCTGCTCAGTAGTTGAGTATGCAAAGGGAGAGCCAATCTGAACGCCATTTATTAAGAGCGTAAGAGTTCCACCCGTCCCAGTAAAAACCTGTAAATTTTTAAAATTGATTGATCCGCAACCACCAGAAAGTGTTCCCGATTCAATATACGTGTCGGCAACATTTTTAAGGCAAATTGCCTTATTACTAGCTACAATTGCTTGATCTGTTCTTGCTGATGTTGCACTCCATGTTGAACCATCATCGCCTGTCCAAGTAAAATTTGTATACGATGACGAGGCGGCACCGATATTGGTAAAAGTTTCCTTATTTGATGTTCCTGCAACACTAACTGTTATTGCAAAAGGCTGTGTTACTGTAGTAAAACCGTCATTTGCTGAAATTGTAACAGAATTTGATCCAGCATCGTCTGCCATGGGAGTTCCGCTGAGAGTAGCGGTACCATTTCCTGTTGAAGTTAGGGTTAACCAAGAAGGTTTTGTGGTTGCAGATATTGATATTGTTGCCCCTGGATTTGCAACATCTGATGTTGTAATCGAATAGCTATAGGCACTTCCTGTTGTAGCCATTGTAACCGGTGTTGATGTAATTTTAAGTCCTTCTAAAGCTGCAACATTAATCGAAAATGATTGAGTTTTTGTAGAAGACCCATCGGTTACTGAAAGGGTTACATCAAATGAACCTGAAGTAGCAGGTGTTCCACTCAACGTTGCAGTAGTATTTCCTGTTGATGAAAGTGTTAACCAACCGGGTTTGGTTGGGGCGGTTATTGTAAGCGTTGATCCAACAGGACCAGCAACCGATACCGAATAATTGTAAACCATACCAACGGTAGCAGATGTAACCGCAGAACTTGTAAAATTCAATGCAATTGTTCCACTTCCCCAAACAGCCTCAGCATACTCAGGATGATCAATATATGGATTGCGATTGTGCTGTAGTGCATAAATAGCATTATTCCTATCTATTTCTTTTTGGCTAACAGGATCTTGTTGACTCCACTGAAGCATCAACGTTTTAAACCAACTCTTAAAAGCAGGGAAAGATGTTCCGTCCAATAGCTCACCAGCACTTCCATTCGAAGCCCAACTAGCAACCTGAGTTTCGTATCGAGTTACAACGTAGAAATACATTCTGGCAAAATCGCCCTTAAATTCATCAATTGGTTCAAATACTATTCCCGAATAACCTGTTGAAGGATCGGAATTTCCTAATTTACTTCCGTTCGATGATGTCCATGATACAGTACCCACCTTCCCGTGCGGGTAACTACTTCTACGATTATTCACATAACCGTCGGTTGGTAAAATATGATGCGCATCCGACCTCTGCGGAGATGCCTTTCCTAACCAACTATCGCAAAAGGTATGCTCACGATTATAGCAATCTCCTTCTGTACTATATGACCCACAACGATCACCAGATATATGAGAATAAAAATAGTTTGCAGTACCATCTGCCTTGATGGAATACATATCCCAAACTTTTCCCGAGGGAAGGTTGTCGGATGTTGTATACACATTGTATAGTCCATCATAACCTAAATCGGTATGACCCTTAATAATGTTATACAGGGCTGTCTTTAGTGTTGCACCTGTTTTACCATCTGCGGCTGTGTAGTACCCGTTGGGGATTTGCGAGAAAGTAGCAATAGAAAATACAACAAATAATGCTATCGATAAAAATCGTTTAATCATATAGTTTAATTTTTTGTTGAAATAACAATGTTAACGGCAACATCTAAAGAAGATACAGGAACACTCTCTAATATCTGAAAATCAAAACCAACTGCGATAAGATAGGCATTGGTTTGCTTTAAAAATCTATCGTAAAAACCTTTTCCCCTGCCAAGTCTATTTCCTTTAATATCAAAAGCAACTCCAGGAATTATAGCACAATCAATATCAGCAGGATTTACAAGATCGCCTGATAGCGGTTCTTGAATACCAAATGAATTATTAGTAAATAATTCATTTAGCCCATTAAAAGTCCTTAATTCTAAAGTATCTCCAACAACGATGGGTAACACCATTTTTTTTTCACCAGTCCATTTCATTACAAAAACATGCGTGCTGACCTCATCGGGTAGAGACCAATAAACAAGAACCGTTTTTGCTTTTTTGAACTGAGGTAAAGATTCGACTTTTCCAAAGATTCTTTGCGAATCTTCATATATTTTCTCCTTGGAGATATTCTTCTTTAACTCTTTTACTATTTTCCGAAGGTTTTGCTTTTGTTTTATAATATCTTCCTGATTCATAACAAAGTAAAAAAGATGAACACCTAAATGTAATATTGATGATTAACAAAACCGAGGCCAAAGTGGTAAATAGAAAAATCAACTAATAATCGGCAATTATTGACCGTAAAAATCTACAAATAAGCCGAACGAATTAAACGGTAAAAGGTCATCTCCACCCCATCCTTGTTGGAGTTGTAGACGAATTGGATATCTTGTTCGGAAAAGTTTAAAATCTACATAAACCTCAAAACCAAAAGATTTCATAGTATCGGTTTGATCGCCTGTTTTTACAGGATATTGATTTTTTGCATAATCGTAAAAGGGACTTAGAGATATTCGCTTAAGATACGCAAGTGAACCAAAGGCAAAATCAGGGTAGACAATTGGAAGCAGGTATTCTACAGACACTCCCCTATAGGTTTCCGATTGATAATTAGCATATCCCCTTGGAAAAATAATTTTATTAGAATAGTAATAATGTTTAAGATTCTGATTTTGGAAACTCGCTTTAACGAATAGACTATGATTTGCTGCTAAGCCCGGAAGGTACAGATTAAATGTGCCAGCAACTAAAGATCCTAAATTGTTTTTATTGAATGGGGCATTTTCCATCTGAATATTTGCCGTAAATCCCAAACAAGGCCGAACATCTTTAAGAGCCTGTTGCTGTAGAGTAGAAAAGTAAACTCTATAATTGAACCGTTGAAGTTTCTTGTGATATGAACTATCGCTACCCGAAAACAGATAATCGTTACTACTAATGGCTTGAATGAAAGGGCGTAACAAGGTGGTAAATCTACCTGAAGATAACTTTAGTGGTAGATAAATACTTAGGGTAGATTCTTTTCTTTTTTCAGTTATAGTGGGTGGTGTAGTTTTTTTTATGTAGAAGAGCGCTGGGTAATTATTACTCAGATCGAAACTGTATGAGAAAACAGGAAATAACCCCAAATACTGATAGTTGATATGTGTCAGATTAGATTTTTCATAACCATATCCAGCAGTTAAGACAGATGTTCCTGTTATGTTTTGCGAAATCAGAGTCAATCCTGGTTTTATGGCAAATACCCCATTTGTTAACTCCATTGGATCGTAATAGAACGGAGCCCAACTGTGAATATTAAAAAGCGTTTTAATTCCTCGATACTGTTTTACCTCAAAGGTGTTATTTGGAATTACTGTAGAATCGATGTTGAACTTTAAAGCCTGACTTAATTTTTTTGAGATCAAATCGTCTGTAATATCTGGTAGTATGATCTCTGTATTTGTTGTGTCGGGAATAATTTTTGATATTGAATATCCGTTCGTTGTGTAATTTGAAAAAAAGATTTCGTTTGATTTTGAATCAAATGAAGGATCTGTTGAACCAAAAGGTGATTTTGTAATCTGAAACACCTTTTTTGTTTTTACGTTAAATGCAAATATATCCTCCTTGTAATCATTCGTAGTTGAGAAAAGAATAAAATCATGAAATATTGATAAAGAGTGAATGTCAAGAAAAGTTGAACCGAAAAGAATACTAGATGAACCATCATCATCTAAATTAATGATTGATTTTCCTTTATCGTTAACCACTGCTACAATCAAAGATTTTTGATTCTGTGAAAAGATCAACTCAAATGGTTGATATTCGTTGGGAAGGTTAATGCTTTTAATTTTTTTTCCATAAATATCAAAAGCATCAATTGAATACAATCCATTATTATTTGCAGATATTGCATAAACCAGATCGTTATGAGGATTGTAAACTGGGGAATAATATTTTCCCTGATCGGAAATTGTTTTTATCTGTCCATTTCTAATATTAAACCACTTAATAACACTATAGTTTAAGTACTGCCAGCGGATATGAGATTGGTACTCTGTCCAAAAAATATTTTCGTTGTGGTATGATGGTATGCTTGTTAAATAGCCCGGTTGAACCAAACATTTTTCTTTCTTGCTATTTAAATCAATAAGAGTGAATTGAGGGTTCGTTGAAAGGTTCGTTTTATAAACAATTAAACAATTATCGTTTAGTCTATAGGGGTATCTATAATCAGTATACTCCTTATTCTTTTTAATAATAATGGTTAAATTATCAATATTGTTGTATTTCTGATTGCTAGACCAAATGCCATCAAGATTATCAAAGGTTTTCTCGAAAAGTTTTTTTCTTGAAAATCCAATTTCTTTTTTTAGTCCAAAGTAGAAGGGGAAAACGGTGAATGGGTATCGTGAAACAGAATTTAGCGTATTCGCCCAAACACTATCACCATATTCAATCTTGGCATAACTAACCAGCTGATATCCGAAACTATAATGATTCGGAATATTGTCTTTGAACGACCCCATCAACCATTTATCGTATTTAAACTTCTTTGATTTGGTGAGATAATGAGTTCTGTAATATTGATAAAAATCAGCTTGGCGTCCTCTTCCAGAATTGGATGCTGCGGTCTCGAAAGCAACTGCATCTCCTTCCAAAAACCAATTTGGAACCATTCCTGCTGATAATCCAACAATTTGTTCGCCCAAAAGAATTGAACTAAAATTAACAAGGCCTTCATCTAACTTATAAAGTTGTGAGGTATGGCGTGTTTCATGCAATGCTAACTGGGTCAACCAAGGTTGGGCGTATGTGAATGTGGGTGATTGCGAAACTATTTCCATTCGCTTTGGCGCCCAAGCAACAAAGGCATTGGAAAGTACACTGTTGTTGTGAATTACAACGTCATAGGGTTTTTGCATCGCATTTAGCGATTTTGGAGCAACCGTATCAATTATACTTAGTAGATTCGCATAACGAAATGCTTTTTGCTCAGCCTCAACGGGAAAAATAATTCGTGCATTTTTTGTTTTTATCTGCCTCCATTTAATACTAAAAGGCTCAACTCCGGTTAAAAAGTATTGTGCCTCTGCTTGTAAGGAGAGGATAAATAAAAAGATAAATAAAACTTTCTTCACTATAAATAAAATTCTTGATTATTAATCATCAACCTGATACTTTTACCTTATAACCCCATTCTTCCAGTAAATCGGCAATGCGAGTTTTGAATTCTCCTTGAATAATAATCTCACCCTCTTTTACTGATCCACCAACCCCACATTTTGTTTTCAGTTTCTTTCCTAGTTCTATCAAATCATCCTCTTTCCCTATAAAACCTTTAACAAGTGTAACAGTTTTACCTCCCCTGTTTTTTCGCTCAATAGCCACAATTAAATTTTGCTTTTGTGGAGGAATCGTTTCCTCCTCATGTTTTTCTCCTTGATTGTATTGAAAATCAGGATTTGTAGAATAGACAACATTTAACCTATCCTTCCAGTTATTATCCTTCATATTTTAATAATTTTAGGCAAAAGTACTTCAAAAAACAGATTAACATAGTTTTAAACAAAGCTAAAATTATATTACATGAGGGCTATAAGCGAATTTTGGTTACTTTAGCTGTTTATATTTTTATCAACTTATGAAATGTCCATATTAATAAAGAACACCAAGCGCAGTAATCAAAACATGGACATTTAGTTTCGCTGAACCCGTTGGGGTTCATCTGAACTTAGGTAATTAATATCATTCGAAGAAAAACAATAACTGATTCTATATTAATTATTTTTGAAATTTTGTACAGATGAAAAAATACAACCTGATTAACAATATCATGGGATGGGCTGCATTCCTTGTAGCGGTTATTGTCTACTTATTGACAATTGAGCCTACTGCAAGTTTTTGGGATTGCGGGGAATTTATTGCTTCGGCATACAAACTTGAAGTTGGACATCCTCCCGGAAGTCCAATATTCATGCTTATTGGTAGATTCTTTACCATGTTCGCTGGCGATCCATCTAAAATAGCTATAACTGTCAATATCATGTCTGCACTTGCTAGTGCATTTACTATACTCTTCCTATTTTGGACAATAACACATTTGGCCAAAAAACTAGTTGTAAAAAAAGATTCTGAAGCCACAACGGCAGAGTTAATTGGAATAATGGGAAGCGGTTTTATCGGTGCATTGGTTTATACTTTCTCCGATTCATTCTGGTTTTCTGCTGTTGAAGGAGAGGTTTATGCGCTCTCATCTTTCTTTACAGCTATAGTTTTCTGGGCAATTCTAAAATGGGAGAACGAGGCTGAGAAACCTTATGCTAATCGATGGCTAATATTCATCGCTTATATGATGGGTTTATCCATTGGTGTTCACTTGCTTAACCTTTTAACAATACCTGCAATAGTATTTATTTACTACTTCAAAAACTATACACCAACCAGAAAAGGATTAATTTTTGCCAGTATTTCTGCTGTTGCAATTCTTGGATTTGTAATGTATTTTATCATCCCAGGCACTGTGGTTTTTGCATCGTGGTTTGAATTTCTCTTTGTTAATGGCTTCGGATTACCATTTAATAGCGGTTTAGTATTCTTTGTAATGCTTATTGTTGGTATTTTCGTTTGGGCAATTAGATATACTCTTAAAACTCAAAAAGTATTAGCAAATACAATCCTATTAGCGATTGGGGTAATTTTGATTGGTTATTCTTCCTATGCCTTGATATTAATAAGATCATCTACCAATACACCTTTAAATGAAAATAATCCCTCGAACATATTCGCTTTAAAAAACTACCTGAATCGTGAGCAATATGGCGACAGACCTTTACTTTACGGTCAATATTATAATGCTCCCGTGACTAGTAGCGAAAACAAAACAACATTTATTCCCCAAAATGGAAAATATATAAGATCTTACCTGAAAACAAATTACTCTTTTGATGAGCGGTTTCAAACCGTTTTTCCAAGAATGTGGAGTCCTGGCGAAGGGCATGATGAAGAGTATAAAAAATGGGCTAATATTGTTGGAATCCCTGAACGAGTAACCAATCAAAACGGAGAACAAGAGGTAAGAAACATTCCAACGTTTACCGAGAATTTACGTTTCTTTTTTAGTTTCCAAGTGGGGTTTATGTATTGGCGTTACTTCATGTGGAATTTTGTTGGCCGACAGGATGATATTCAAAGCCAAGGAGGGTTGCTAAATGGTAATTGGATAAGCGGAATTAAACCAATAGATGCTATTCATCTTGGCAATCAGGATAAATTAACAAGTGAGCAGCTCCATCAAATTGGTAGAAATAAGTATTATTTCCTTCCTCTAATCTTGGGATTAATCGGGTTGGCTTATCAGTTTCTGCGCGATAAAAAAAATCTTATTGTCGTAACACTTCTTTTCGTTTTAACGGGTGTCGCTATTGTTATATATCTTAATCAGTATCCATTGCAGCCACGTGAACGTGATTATGCGTTTGCCGGATCATTTTATGCATTCGCTATTTGGGTTGGTATAGGCGTATTGGCTATATCGGAAGGATTTTCAAAACTACTTCAACCCGTTCAGAGAGCTTCTATGGCCTCAGTATTGTGCCTTGGTGTTCCACTCATTATGGGAACACAAAACTGGGACGATCATAATCGTTCGGGACGTTATACCGCAAGAGATTTCGCATACAATTATTTAAATTCATGTGCTCCAAATGCTATTCTTTTTACCAATGGTGATAATGATACTTTCCCTTTATGGTACATTCAAGAAGTAGAAGGGGTTAGGACCGATGTGAGGGTCTGCAATCTTAGCTTGCTTGGAACCGATTGGTATATAGATCAAATGAAAAGAAAGGCATATGAATCTGCGCCTCTTCCTATAAGCATGAATATAGATCAATACGTTCAGGGCAAACGTGATATTATTTATGTAATCGAGAGGTTTAAACAAAACATTGAACTAAAACAGATAATGGATTTTATTGCAAGTGATAAGCCTGAAACTAAATATCAGATTCCAAATGAAGATCCTGTTACCTATATACCCACCAAGAGTTATATGGTTTCGGTTGATAAGGACGCCGTAATAGCAAGCAATACTGTTAACAAAAAAGATTCCGCACTAATCGTAAAAGAAATTGTTGGAACACTTAAAAAGAGCTACATCCAAAAAAGCGATATGATAATGCTTGATGTAATTGCCAATAATAACTGGAAACGCCCAATTTACTTTGTTTCACCTTATGGTGATTCCGATATAGGGATTAGCGATTATTTACAACTCGAAGGTTTTGCTTATCATTTAGTACCTATAAAGACTAAACCTAAAGACTATTTATCTTTCGGTAGAATTGATGTTGACATTCTTTACAATAATCTGATGAATAAATTTCATTGGGGTAGAATGAATCAACCCGATGTAAATATCGACCATAATAATCAACGAACCACAACAGTTCTTCGATTAAGGAACAACTTTAACCGATTAGCAGAAGAGTTGATCTCTCAGAATAAAAAAGATTCCGCACTGGCAGTTCTCAACAAAATTGTTGATTTGATGCCTCAAAGAAAATATCCATACGATATATTCACCCTCAAGACTGCTGAATCTTACTTTAAAATCAACGAAACAGAAAAGGCTAATCGAATTATTAAGGATTATGTAAAAGCAACCGAAGAAAACTTACGTTATTATTTCAGTTTAAGTCATCGATTCGATAATTCAGTTGATTACGAAAAACAGGTTAACATTCAAACCCTACAGGAATTGGGTTCTTTAACCGAAAAGTATGCTCAGGTTGATTTGAAAAATGGAATAGAAAAAAGTTTGCAGTATTACTATGAGTTATATACTCTGGGTAGTTCTCAAAAATAAAGATGTTGCATTTTATCAATATTATTTTATTTATTAGCTAATTTTGTCACAATCATATTTTAATGTTTACTGTTATGGCCGATTTGTATGGTGAAATAGTTCAGGTAATTGGACCCGTTGTTGACGTGACGTTTAGTATGGCCGGCACAAGTTTTCCAAATATTCATGACGCGCTTGAAATAATTCGTGAAGACGGTTCTATTCTGGTTGTTGAGTGTCAACAGCACATTGGCGAAAACACGATTCGTACCGTCGCAATGGATTCAACCGATGGTCTTCGTAGAGGTATGAAAGCCCGAGCAACAGGATCGACTATCTCGATGCCCGTTGGCGACCATATCAAGGGTCGTCTGATGAATGTTATTGGTGCTGGTGTTGATGGTCTTAGTACATTGAGTCGGGAAAAAGTCTACTCAATACACAATAATCCTCCCAAATACGAAAACCTTAGCACCGAGAAAGAGGTTCTTTATACTGGGATCAAGGTTATTGACTTATTAGAGCCTTACTCAAAGGGTGGTAAAATTGGTCTTTTTGGTGGTGCTGGTGTTGGAAAAACTGTTATCATCCAGGAACTTATTAATAACATTGCCAAGCAATCCAAAGGATTTTCAGTGTTTGCAGGTGTTGGCGAACGTACCCGCGAAGGTAATGACTTACTTCGCGAAATGATTGAGGCAGGCCTTGTCAACTATGGTGAAGAGTTCAAGAAAAGCATGGATGCTGGTGGTTGGGATCTTTCAAAAGTAAATGAGGAAGAACTCAAAAAATCCCTTCTGACTATGGTTTTTGGTCAGATGAACGAACCACCAGGAGCAAGGGCTCGTGTTGCATTGTCGGGTTTGACCATGGCAGAATACTTCCGCGATGGAGAAGGAGAAGGCAAAGGAAGTGATATCCTATTCTTTATCGATAATATTTTCCGTTTTACCCAGGCTGGTTCTGAAGTATCAGCACTTCTTGGTCGTATGCCTTCAGCAGTAGGTTACCAACCTACTCTTTCAACCGAAATGGGTTTGATGCAGGAACGTATCACTTCAACAAATAGAGGATCTATAACATCTGTACAAGCTATTTATGTACCTGCGGATGACTTAACCGACCCTGCTCCTGCTACAACTTTCTCGCACCTTGATGCAACAACAGTATTAAGTCGTAAGATTTCGGAACTTGGTATTTACCCTGCTGTTGACCCACTAGATTCAACATCTCGTATTTTAAGTGTAGAAATTGTTGGTGAAGAGCATTACAATACAGCACAGCGTGTTATTAATATTCTTCAACGCTATAAAGAGTTACAGGATATCATTGCAATTCTTGGTATGGACGAATTATCCGAAGAGGATAAACTTATTGTTCATCGTGCCCGCAGGGTTCAACGATTCCTCTCTCAACCGTTCCACGTTGCCGAAGCGTTTACAAACATCCCTGGATGTATAGTAAACATCAAGGATACAATAAAGGGCTTTAATATGATTATCGACGGAGAAGTTGATAAATATCCTGAAGCAGCTTTTAACCTTGTTGGTACTATCGAAGATGCAATAAAGAAAGGTGACAAAATGCTTGCTGAAGCCCAATCTTAATTGATAAACTATGTTGCTCGAAATAGTAACGCCTAAAGCGACAATTTACAAAGGGGAAATAATCCTTGTAAGAGTTCCTGGTTCAAAGGGTTCCTTTGCGGTAATGCATAATCATGCACCCCTAACATCTACCTTAGAGCCAGGGCAAATTAAGGTTGTTGAGTTGAATAAAACAGAAATCTTCTTTGATATCTCTGAAATTGGGCTGATTGAAGTTAAAAAAAACCATGTAGTGGTATTATCTGATTCTATTAGTAAAATAAATTAATAGTATCCTATGCGTTTCTTATACAGCCATTTAATTTGGGGATTATCTTTAATGCTTATGGTTTTAAGCACTTCGGCTCAGCAAAAAGTTTCCTTTGAATCTAAGGATGGTTTAATTATCACCGCCGATCTTTATGTCTCCTCAACGGAAAATCCTTATATAATACTTTTACATCAAGCGGGATATAGCCGAGGAGAGTATAAGGAAATTGCACCTAAACTTGTAAAGTTAGGCTATAATTGCTTAGCGTTGGATCAACGTTCTGGTGAGGAGGTTAACTTTATAAAAAATGAGACTGCGGCTAAAGCAAAGGAAAAAAATCTTTCAACAAATTACCTCGATGCTCTTCCCGATATCCATGCTGCAATTGACTATGTCAAGCAAAAGTCGAGTAAGCCCATTGTTCTTTGGGGTAGTTCTTATTCTGCATCGCTAAGTTTAATTGTTGCTTGTGAGGAACTTAAGGTTGGTGCATTAGTTGTTTTTTCGCCAGGCGAATACTTTGATCCGAAAAACTTTATTAAATCAAAGATCTCAAAGATTTCCATTCCTGTGCTTGCGCTATCTTCTAAAGACGAGTATCCAGCAATGGTTGATATGTTTTCTGTTATTCCAAAATCTTTGGTAACAACATTTAAACCCACTACAGATTCTGGGAAGCATGGCTCAAAAGCTCTTTGGGAGTCAAATCCATCGAGCAAAGAATATTGGATGGCTGTAACCGTGTTCTTTAGTAAGTTAAAGAAATAGATATTTTATACCAATCAAGAAACATCCTTTGATTCAAAATCAGGGGATGTTTTTTTATTTTAGCACAAAGAGTTGTTTCTTTGTATCCATATTTTAATCTTATACAAGTTAATGCTGAAACGTTCGGATATAGAGGTAATGTCGCCTGCGGGCAACTTTGAATCCCTTATGGCTGCAATTCAGGGTGGCACAAATGCGGTTTATTTTGGCGTTGGTCATCTTAACATGCGCGCAAAATCATCGGTTAATTTTGCCGTATCCGATTTAAAGGAAATTGTAAGGATTTGCAATGATAGCGGCATAAAGTCATATCTTACTGTAAATACTGTCCTTTACGATAATGATTTACCCGCTGTTAAAGAATTACTTAAAGAAGCTCGTGTTGCAGGTGTTAGTGCAATAATTGCCTCCGATCAAGCGGCTTTGATGTGCGCTTCTGAACTTGGACACGAAATACACCTCTCCACCCAACTCAATATTAGCAACCTTGAATCGTTAAAATTTTATTCTCATTGGGCTGATGTTGTTGTTCTAGCAAGGGAACTTTCCTTAGAGCAAATCTATGAGATATACCAAGGGATTGAAAGAGAAAATATAATAGGCCCATCAGGAAACAAAATTAAAATTGAACTTTTTGTTCACGGAGCGCTATGCATGGCTATTTCGGGCAAATGCTACCTTAGTCTTCATCAGGAAAATATATCGGCAAATCGTGGAGCATGCCTTCAAATCTGTAGAAGATCATATACCGTTCAGGAATTTGAAACAGGCAAGCAGCTTGAGGTCGATAACGAGTATATCATGTCGCCTAAAGATTTGTGTACAATAAACTTCCTAAATAAATTAATTGATGCCGGTGTTCGGGTGCTTAAGATTGAGGGCAGGGCT
This genomic interval carries:
- the atpC gene encoding ATP synthase F1 subunit epsilon, translating into MLLEIVTPKATIYKGEIILVRVPGSKGSFAVMHNHAPLTSTLEPGQIKVVELNKTEIFFDISEIGLIEVKKNHVVVLSDSISKIN
- a CDS encoding DUF2723 domain-containing protein, yielding MKKYNLINNIMGWAAFLVAVIVYLLTIEPTASFWDCGEFIASAYKLEVGHPPGSPIFMLIGRFFTMFAGDPSKIAITVNIMSALASAFTILFLFWTITHLAKKLVVKKDSEATTAELIGIMGSGFIGALVYTFSDSFWFSAVEGEVYALSSFFTAIVFWAILKWENEAEKPYANRWLIFIAYMMGLSIGVHLLNLLTIPAIVFIYYFKNYTPTRKGLIFASISAVAILGFVMYFIIPGTVVFASWFEFLFVNGFGLPFNSGLVFFVMLIVGIFVWAIRYTLKTQKVLANTILLAIGVILIGYSSYALILIRSSTNTPLNENNPSNIFALKNYLNREQYGDRPLLYGQYYNAPVTSSENKTTFIPQNGKYIRSYLKTNYSFDERFQTVFPRMWSPGEGHDEEYKKWANIVGIPERVTNQNGEQEVRNIPTFTENLRFFFSFQVGFMYWRYFMWNFVGRQDDIQSQGGLLNGNWISGIKPIDAIHLGNQDKLTSEQLHQIGRNKYYFLPLILGLIGLAYQFLRDKKNLIVVTLLFVLTGVAIVIYLNQYPLQPRERDYAFAGSFYAFAIWVGIGVLAISEGFSKLLQPVQRASMASVLCLGVPLIMGTQNWDDHNRSGRYTARDFAYNYLNSCAPNAILFTNGDNDTFPLWYIQEVEGVRTDVRVCNLSLLGTDWYIDQMKRKAYESAPLPISMNIDQYVQGKRDIIYVIERFKQNIELKQIMDFIASDKPETKYQIPNEDPVTYIPTKSYMVSVDKDAVIASNTVNKKDSALIVKEIVGTLKKSYIQKSDMIMLDVIANNNWKRPIYFVSPYGDSDIGISDYLQLEGFAYHLVPIKTKPKDYLSFGRIDVDILYNNLMNKFHWGRMNQPDVNIDHNNQRTTTVLRLRNNFNRLAEELISQNKKDSALAVLNKIVDLMPQRKYPYDIFTLKTAESYFKINETEKANRIIKDYVKATEENLRYYFSLSHRFDNSVDYEKQVNIQTLQELGSLTEKYAQVDLKNGIEKSLQYYYELYTLGSSQK
- a CDS encoding U32 family peptidase; amino-acid sequence: MLKRSDIEVMSPAGNFESLMAAIQGGTNAVYFGVGHLNMRAKSSVNFAVSDLKEIVRICNDSGIKSYLTVNTVLYDNDLPAVKELLKEARVAGVSAIIASDQAALMCASELGHEIHLSTQLNISNLESLKFYSHWADVVVLARELSLEQIYEIYQGIERENIIGPSGNKIKIELFVHGALCMAISGKCYLSLHQENISANRGACLQICRRSYTVQEFETGKQLEVDNEYIMSPKDLCTINFLNKLIDAGVRVLKIEGRARAPEYVKTVTQCYNEAVNAICDNSYTPEKINDWTNRLSTVFNRGFWDGYYLGRKLGEWSHVYGSLATERKIYCGKITNYFSNLGVAEVSIEAHELYLNDKILIIGPTSGVIEETVSEIRVDEKPAQFCPKGIKCSIPVNTTVRRADKLYRVVSEEELKKLGEISNKKNF
- a CDS encoding F0F1 ATP synthase subunit beta, which encodes MADLYGEIVQVIGPVVDVTFSMAGTSFPNIHDALEIIREDGSILVVECQQHIGENTIRTVAMDSTDGLRRGMKARATGSTISMPVGDHIKGRLMNVIGAGVDGLSTLSREKVYSIHNNPPKYENLSTEKEVLYTGIKVIDLLEPYSKGGKIGLFGGAGVGKTVIIQELINNIAKQSKGFSVFAGVGERTREGNDLLREMIEAGLVNYGEEFKKSMDAGGWDLSKVNEEELKKSLLTMVFGQMNEPPGARARVALSGLTMAEYFRDGEGEGKGSDILFFIDNIFRFTQAGSEVSALLGRMPSAVGYQPTLSTEMGLMQERITSTNRGSITSVQAIYVPADDLTDPAPATTFSHLDATTVLSRKISELGIYPAVDPLDSTSRILSVEIVGEEHYNTAQRVINILQRYKELQDIIAILGMDELSEEDKLIVHRARRVQRFLSQPFHVAEAFTNIPGCIVNIKDTIKGFNMIIDGEVDKYPEAAFNLVGTIEDAIKKGDKMLAEAQS